GTTGGGTGGCGCGTGTCGACGGCGAGGCCGTGATCGAGGAGCGCGGCAATCGCCGCGTGCCTTCCATACCAGCTGGCCATGAAGAGGGCGTGTACGATCTCCTTGTCATCGGCCGCGATGTTTCCCGCGGCGAGGTGGGCGCGGAGGAGGTCGACGCGCCCGATCCCCGCCGCGTCCTGCAGTCCCACCTCTCCCCCCTTGGCCGCCATGTGCGCCGCCGCTTCGGGACACCCGTTCATCAGCGCCGAGTGCACGATGCGAGGCTCGAGCGGTGCACCGCGCGCCATGAGGAGGTCGGCGAGTTGCAGCTGCACGCCTGCGCCTCGCGGATGGGCACTCGTCACCGTGAGGCCGAGCACCTTCGCTCCTCCGCCGTACATCTCACCCTCGGCGTTGACGTCGGCGCCGGCATCGAGCAGCCGCTCGGCGATGGCGAGGATTCCCGGCGGTGTGCGTTGTCGATAGTTCTCCACGCCGTTGGCGGCCACGTAGTGAAGGAGCGTGGCGCGATGCACGCGCGTGGAGCGCTGGTGCACGAGCGCGGGCGTGCGCGCGAGGAGGGCGTCGAGCGTGGCGAGATCACCGCTGACGATGGCGTCGGCGGCCCGCTCGAAGTCGGCGACGGGAGAACCGTCGAGGCCGAGCGCGTCGAGGTGCGCGGTGAGCGCCTCCCAGTCGGCAAAGCCGTGCGCGAGGGCGAGGATGGCTTGCGACTGTGCGAGTGCGTCGTTCGACTCGGCGAGGCGTGCCTTCGCGTACGCCGCCAGCCGCACATCCCGTCCTGCGCCGACCCGCGACGTTGTCCAGGCAGCGAGCTCCTCGTCGCCGGTGCGCGCGGCCAGCACCAGCGCCGCGGCGTCGCGCTCGAACATCGCGACGTCGGCGCCGGCTGGAAGGGGGAGCACGTCCTGGGGGTTGGGATACACCTGCGTTGCCTAACGTGGCATGCGGAAGACGTAGTCGGCCGGCGGCTCCTCGCGCCGCAGGTGGCGCACGAAGTAGTCCATGGTGAGCTGGATGGCGTACGGCTCGATGGCGTAGCCGTGGTTGCGGTTGGGAAAGACAAAGACATCGAACTTCTTGTTGGCCCGGATGAGCGCGTCGATCACGGCGAGCGTCATGTCGGGATGCACGTTGTCGTCCAGCGTGCCGTAGGACAGGAGGAGCTTCCCCTTGAGGTTGGCGGCAAGACTCTGGTTGGCCTGCGAGTCGTAGTTGCTCCCGCCGGTTTGGTTCTTCACCAGGAGGCCGTGATACTTCTCGCCCCACGGGAAGTGGTAGACGCGCTGGTCATGATTGCCGGCCCCCGACACGGCCACCTTGTAGAAGTCGGGGTAGCGCAGGATGGCATCGGTCCCCGAGAAGCCGCCACCGGAGTGTCCATAGATCCCGACGCGGTCGAGGTCCATCGCGCGGTAGCGCACGCCGAGCGCCTTGATGGCCGAGATGTGATCCGGGATCCCGTTGTCGGTCATGTTGGCGTAGTACGCATCGTGGAACGCCTTGGAGCGTACGGGGGAGCCGAAGGCATCGACGGTGAAGACGATGAAGCCCAGCTCCGCCATCGACTGCGTGAAGCCAGCCGCGCTGGCGACAAACGATCGTGTGGCGACGGCGCCGATCTGCGGCCCGGGGTAGATGTAGTCGAGGACGGGATACGACTTGGTGGAGTCGTAGTCGCTGGGGAAGTAGAGATAGCCGTACACGTCGGTGACGCCGTCGCGCCCCTTGGCGGTGAAAGGCACGGGAGGCTTCCAGCCGACGGCAGCCAACGGGGCGATGTCCCCCTTCTCGATCCCTTGCAGCACGCGACCGTCAGCTGCACGCAGGACGCCGGTGGGGGCCAGGTCGCGGCGCGAGTAGAGGTCGACGAAGTACTTCCCCGAGGGGGTGACGGTGACGGCGTGGTCGGCGTTCTCCGGGGTGAGGCGCGCGAGCCCGCTCCCGTCCAGCGCGACCTTGTAGAAGAGGCGATAGTAGGGATCGACGCCGCCCTCGCGCCCTACGCCAGCGAAGTGCACGGTGCCCAGCGTCTCGTCGACGGAGAGGAGGTCGAGGACGAGCCACGCCCCGCTCGTCACCTGGTTGATCACCTTCCCCGTGGCGACATCGATGCGATAGAGGTGCCCCCACCCGTCTCGCTCCGACCACCAGAGCAGTTCCTTGCCGTTCTTGAGCGGGCGCCAGTTGGGGGCACCAAACTGGTTGAGTTCGCGATACGTCTTGCCCGAGTCGGTGAAGACGAGCCGCGCCTTGCCGCTGGCGGGATCGCCCTGCCACACGTCGTACTTCTTGAAATCGCGCGAGCGCGCCGTGACAAAGAGCGACGCGCCGTCCCTGGTCCACTGCACGTCGTCGAACGACGAATCGGCGCTGGTGAAGAAGCCGGGGATGGGGGCGATCTCGAGCTTCACGCCACGCCTGGCCTCGACGTCGAAGACGTATGCCTCCCACGTGGGGATGACCGAGTCGCCCGGGAGCGCGTAATGGTAGCTGTGGAGCTTTGGGCGCCCGCCGGGAACAGTCTCGATGAGGTTGAGGAGCTCGACGCGACGCTCGTCGTAGCGGTGTGTCGCGATGCGCCTGGAGTCGGGCGACCAGCGCAGCACGGGCCACACCTTTCGCTTCGCGCGCCGGTTGGTGATCTCCTGGCAGCACCCCTCGGGGACAACGCCGTATCCCCAATTGGCCTCGCCATCGGTGGAGAGCTGCGTCTCCTCCCCGCTGGCGACGTTGCGGACCCACAGGTTCTCGTTGCGCGAGAAGGCGGCCCACTTCCCATCCGGGGAGAGGATCTCGTCCTTGGCCGGTGCCGCGGCCTTCTCTCTCGCTGCGCACGTGTAGGCGACGATGTCGCAGGTGAAGCGCGCCGAGTCGGCCACGTTGAACCGGATTGCCTGGCCGTTGCGGACGTACTCGAACTCGGTGAAGGGGAGCTTCCCGGCTGCATACGCCGTATCAGCGGCGAGGGAGAGGGCGGCGGCGAGACGCACGTGATCGAAGGCAGTGGCGCGCGTCCCGCGAACCGGGTCGACGACGATGAACTCACCGCCCAGCCCGCGCGATGCGCGGAACCAGAAGCGGTCGCCGTCGAGCCAGTGCGGGTCGATGGTGTTCCCGGAGACGAGCGACTGCGCATTCCAA
This DNA window, taken from Gemmatimonadaceae bacterium, encodes the following:
- a CDS encoding ankyrin repeat domain-containing protein; translated protein: MLPLPAGADVAMFERDAAALVLAARTGDEELAAWTTSRVGAGRDVRLAAYAKARLAESNDALAQSQAILALAHGFADWEALTAHLDALGLDGSPVADFERAADAIVSGDLATLDALLARTPALVHQRSTRVHRATLLHYVAANGVENYRQRTPPGILAIAERLLDAGADVNAEGEMYGGGAKVLGLTVTSAHPRGAGVQLQLADLLMARGAPLEPRIVHSALMNGCPEAAAHMAAKGGEVGLQDAAGIGRVDLLRAHLAAGNIAADDKEIVHALFMASWYGRHAAIAALLDHGLAVDTRHPTDGESALHIAAHRGDEALVDLLLARGAPIDSADGRYGTPPVVWALHAWLVENRTPGEPYRAVVLRLLEAGATVTREWIDDDRLRGDAELWPLFQRALREG
- a CDS encoding DPP IV N-terminal domain-containing protein; the protein is MHIRPAGDAFTFVRASLAALVAALLFAATPSQLAAQSLSARYARADAFLPWNAQSLVSGNTIDPHWLDGDRFWFRASRGLGGEFIVVDPVRGTRATAFDHVRLAAALSLAADTAYAAGKLPFTEFEYVRNGQAIRFNVADSARFTCDIVAYTCAAREKAAAPAKDEILSPDGKWAAFSRNENLWVRNVASGEETQLSTDGEANWGYGVVPEGCCQEITNRRAKRKVWPVLRWSPDSRRIATHRYDERRVELLNLIETVPGGRPKLHSYHYALPGDSVIPTWEAYVFDVEARRGVKLEIAPIPGFFTSADSSFDDVQWTRDGASLFVTARSRDFKKYDVWQGDPASGKARLVFTDSGKTYRELNQFGAPNWRPLKNGKELLWWSERDGWGHLYRIDVATGKVINQVTSGAWLVLDLLSVDETLGTVHFAGVGREGGVDPYYRLFYKVALDGSGLARLTPENADHAVTVTPSGKYFVDLYSRRDLAPTGVLRAADGRVLQGIEKGDIAPLAAVGWKPPVPFTAKGRDGVTDVYGYLYFPSDYDSTKSYPVLDYIYPGPQIGAVATRSFVASAAGFTQSMAELGFIVFTVDAFGSPVRSKAFHDAYYANMTDNGIPDHISAIKALGVRYRAMDLDRVGIYGHSGGGFSGTDAILRYPDFYKVAVSGAGNHDQRVYHFPWGEKYHGLLVKNQTGGSNYDSQANQSLAANLKGKLLLSYGTLDDNVHPDMTLAVIDALIRANKKFDVFVFPNRNHGYAIEPYAIQLTMDYFVRHLRREEPPADYVFRMPR